The Montipora foliosa isolate CH-2021 chromosome 1, ASM3666993v2, whole genome shotgun sequence DNA segment CTAAAGGCGATGGTGGAAGCAGAGCGACCCCACTCTCGCGCCTTTCAGAAAAGCTGCTTCTTTTTTCACTCGCTGTCTTCATAACCTCATCAGAAGCTTGGGGTATCGGTTTTGTGGGAGTACAATTAATATCTGAATGCCCTGACCACGAAGATGCCGTCTGCGCACCAAGCGTATTGTGGGGACTTTCGTTAAAACCTGAACTTCCACTTGCATTGAATTTCTCAGTTTTTACAGGACTGTTTAACTCGCGGGTTCCGTCTTTCAGTTTGTCTGCGGGGGATCCTCGATCAGCATCGCTTTCCTCTTCGCTCGTTGTCTCGCTGACATAACCAGAAGTGAAAGGTACCTCAGGGCCAATAACTCGTCGTGTTAGCGGTGTTAACGGTGTCGCGGCGCTTACTGCTCGCTCTTTACAAGCGTTCCTCATGTTTGCAGGGGTTGattgcttcttttctttcagaTACTCCATAATCGTCCCTGTTCTGTTGCGCGGACTGCCACATTTGAGATTCAACGAGGCACAGGATCCGGGGTTTGGAGGGGTGAGGAACTTCCCATCGGGGCTGGTTGACGTGTCGCCGTTCATAGGGGGACTCTCGCATTCCATAGGACTCTTGAGCGAATTGAAAGGCGAACTAGCCAAAGGAGCATCCGAGATTGAATTGAATGATAACGTAGTTGTTCGCTTTTCCGTCGGCCTATGAGGAGTAAAGGAAGATATTTCCCGCAGAGGTTCTCTTGGCGGAGCACTTCCTCGGAGTTCTTTTAGTGATAAAGCGTCAATTTCGGCGGTGAGGCCAGCATGTCGAGGTTTCTTACAGGCTGGTAATATATTCTCTTCCTCAGGGGATCTGTTTCTGACGTTTTTGTCCGCAGAAGTAAAGGGCGTTTCTGGAGGATCGTTGATATCAAACGTTCTTTGGCTAACTTTGGAGTTGAATTGAGTTCGCTTCTTTGTGCCAAGACCTGCACACAAGACAAAAAGGTATCATCAAAAATGAAATATGTATTACTTAGACAATAGATAATAGCCATTATCACAGGaattgattttgattttctcGTGTTATGACATTACTGAATTTTTAAAAGCTAGAAGCTGTCGGAATTGCATATACTAGCATCTGACCTTATTCTGGACGGGGACATCTCTTGTTTCCTGCATCAGTGGTTGTAAACTGCATAATAGTAGTATGTTGAAATATTACAAAGCCCAGAAAGGAGGGGTACGGCGGTGACTAGTCGTTTTCATTCACTTATTAAGAGTGGATTTTCGCAATTCAACGGACAGTTCACATTGCATTTGCGTCAAACAACATATTTAAGGCTAAATTTTGCTATTTGCCAGCTCGTTCTTGCCCGTTTTAAGTCTCAGCTATCGGCAAGTactaaaaaaaggagaaacaagCTGGATAACCAAGAATTTGAATGTTTTGTGTTTCTCATTACGAGCATTTGCCCACCGTTTGCTGTGAGCCGCAAATGCAAATCTTTTATTATAGTGCTGTCTAAGGTCACTACATGGCACATCTACATTACAGTAAAGGATTTTTATTTCCTAACAGTGAATTTAAAAGCTTAATGAAGTTAAGAGCAAAAACGATTTGTAATCTTTTAGGGGTTTTACTCCagaaaacaaggaaacaaacaaagataGCATTGAGCAGGTAGCATTTGATCACATGTTTCAATGGACCTTTAGGAGTTCCACCTGGCGTCGCACAAGGAAGTCTTTGCCGGCCACAAACTGGAGAGTCACGTGATATGGGCGTTGTGCTCAAGCGTTGTTGTAATGCCAAACAGCTGTTGTTCAGTCGCGACCTGTTAATTGGCTTTGCTGCAGACAGGGACTGCGGAACAAACATCAGTGAGACTTGTAAAACTCGGGAAGTTTATAGTTAAAAGTGCTAAAGCCACCCCACCCTAACTGGTACGTCGACTCACTGCTCCCGGGAGTTGACAAACGTATTCATTCCCAAATCCGCCGCTGggaaatggattgaaaaataaaatgatttgCACAAATTTGTGTACTAGACTATGGACAGTGTCACAAAACCCTTAACTGTAGAGTGattttcaactgagtgtcgtaaaacaaataccaatcACAGAAGATGCAAACAGCACAATGAACCAGTCCAAATTCATAGCgattcaataaaatttgctcACAGCGCGgaaaaaatcgcgcgtgcaagtcacggttcgtttccttttcattggggtataaactggcgcgagattttgaAACCAATCattaagcgtagcaattgcaatgaCGTAATTACTTTAGACATTCATTTCAAAACTGCTCTAATcagatagagcagttttcaattgactgtcgaaagtaatcacgGGATTGCGATttctacgcttagtgattggtttaaaaatctcgcgccagtttatcaaccagtcagaaggaaaaccaaaagcaCTAACGCACACGCGATTTTTCCAGCGCTTAAAGAGCAatttacatggaattgctacgaatttggattggttcattgggCTGtctgcacctgctgtgattggtcgatgTAATTATTACTTTCAATTGGTATTTGTGAGcgtcaattgaaaactgctctaagaaACCAAGTTGTAGTACTCGTGAAGTTcttaagctaaaaataacagtttggttttatcaaatgagTTGATAAAATATAAATTAACCACCGCAAAAAAGATTTGTGAGCTTGTTTTTGTCAGCATGTATATGGTGAGTACTTGTGGTGAGAACTGGcaacaaatattatttaatagCTGAGGATAAAATCCTGCCTACCAGgaccgtagccagaaaaaattACGAATGAGGCAATGtgcatggttaaattctcttcgttGGTATTTACGGTGTTTTTCATGCTTGCATTTAACCACAGCACTGGGATCCTGCGTTATTTAAAAAAATCGgattgcctcatactggctacggccagGCTGCCTTCGTATTAACATTAAATTTTGCATATAATCAGGTTCCGTCTCGAATACAACCCTTGTGTGAGGTGTTAAAGCACACCAAGAGTGGGGGGCGAAGTACAGAGCGTAGGGGGACCATCCTTTGCAACATTAAAAAGCGCaattgaaaattattttgtcaattaAGCCACATCTGATCGTTTTCCCTCCCAgcagaagtctcttttcttGAACCTTCGTTGCCCATGCTGACGAGTACTACATGCAAGGCGGTTACTTAACGAccaaatcctcacgtgatacttcatgttgtgtgcgctaacaacagcggaattacatgtaaatgtactgtaaaggaatgtgcgggacacagcgggctcaagtcctagtcagcaaacatatcatggggcatgcggtttgaagagtgctgtccaaggttgtggacggcggtcagatcaaagtgagtttcgatcCATGCAAGAGGTCTCTTTCCCcgcactcgtcagcccagcaaatgcaaaaagaaaagagacctctgctaggaGGGAACCGATCGTCATACCAGTATTGAAGTTTGATCTACCATTTACCAAGGAGTGCATTGctgacataataataataataatagtaataataataataataatgatgatgatgatgatgatgatgatgattacttGTATTATAGCAGTGGGGAACTAATACTGTACACAGAGATCAATTGaatttaactcaaatcaaatcaaacattggtttttgaggatagaggaaatgcagaaaaaaacgTCTTGCAGCAGAGCAGAGGACCAACAGACtcaacctgggccacattgaaGGAGGCCAGTGCTCTCACTAACGTTATAATAAATTATAGTTGACGACTATAATAAATTAGACATGTAATCgatgacagataaatgactaACATGTGAGACGAGTCATACTTACAAAGGTGAAATTTGAAGTCAATGACATCACTTGCCCAGGAGTTCTGTAGAAACTTGAGCTGGCCTTCTCACATTTGTTTACAGATGGGGTACTCATTACATCAATAAAGCTGGGCTCTGAAAGTGAGTCATTTGTTAACCACAAATCAGTAAGACTAGAGGATAATCAAGAAACCTGGTGTAAActattaaatataaataaaaatgtaatgAGCTTACTTAACTTTTGATAGCAGTGGTTAGATTGCCAGAAATAATTTCATAATGAAAATTGCAACAAAAATTTCTACTTATGTTTTAGGCAATTTCTTTGCTTTCCATGACTGTCACACTAAATTTGGCTAACATGTATTTATTTGGGAAACCACGAATCATAGCAGTCCCTACTTCGCTCCATTGTTAATCTTGAGAGTCCAAAATCTGTCAATTTGATCTTTCCTTCATCGGAAATAAGGAGGTTGTCTGGTTTGATGTCTCTGTGGATTATTAATTAAAGAGGATTAGATATTCTGTCACTGGCAGAGCAGCAgatacaaaacacaggtcacaggtcacaggtcgtTTTAccaaatacagaaagtatcctaaacattcataaaagctaatcttaggcctaaaaacttttgtttaggtctaattaggcctaaggttagcttttatgaatgtctAGGATACaatttctgtattggtaaaacaatgacctgtgacctgtgttttgtacctccTGCTGGCACAGCCCCCTTTTGAATTATTAATGTTTGGTCCTGCCTCTGGTCAATTACTTTTCCAGTTGACAACGATCCACTGTTGCCATCTTTTTATTTGCCTTTAATCACTCGTACAAGGGCGTACACTGTAGTTAATATAAATCTCAGGTTCAGTATAGCTCTGCAAAAGGACACATTGAGTGTTGCAAGCAAGAGCAGTTTCCTTTGGTCCTGAAAATTAAGGTAGACAGCCAGCAgggaaaatgaaaatacactgtaaaacaagcaaacaattAACACAAGTGATGAACTTAGACTGGTCTTACTGTAtggtaattattatttttattataagagacaataatcttgcttaaattgtcctgcGACCCATAAAAGTAgaaggatcatttctctctttaaGTCTCTTGTTTGTTTAtagcctgcacttcaaatataaatGTACACTGGATGATACATATTTTTCAATTATAAATCTGTTAACTCAACcacacaaaaaaaagcaaaacctaTTATCTCCTAATAGTATGTTGTGTAAGGTAGTCTGAAATCATGTCCTTTGCTTTATACAAAGCTCTGTCCTTTCACTTTTACTCCTGTTGTTGGTAAAAGTACTTCTTCACACCCctcacaaaacaaaagaatgcctGATCACTTATACAATGACCTTCTGGTAATTACAGGTCAGTCAgcactgtctaatgccagatgaatTTACTGGGGTATCCTAGGGCATAATTTTGAGGTGTGAAATTGGGTTAATCTCAGTCAAAAAACTACATACCCATTAAACTCAGTCAAAAACTGTCcgcattaacccattgacccctgagagcgacacttaatagattttactctcagtctcatgccagacgattttactcgtcaagggagggggggggggggggggtcccagGGCATTTGTGGTGTGAATGGGTTGAcataattacataatttttgAGACAACCAATCAAGGAATTATAACTGGTTCCCTATTAAATTTAGGCATGAACAGTGTTGTTAAAAGTTTGAAGCTTGTTATTTACAGTATGTATTCAAGAGAAACAATTCAGAGGAAAGCAACAGTATTAGTATAATTTAAAGTAACCGAATTGTAAAGAAGGAAACAAGTTAATCTTCAGGCATACAACccttaaaaatattaatgtggCAGTCTTAATATTCAGCAAGATTTCTACTCCACATATTCATAACCAGCTCTCTATCCTTCATAATTATTTAATGTGACCATACCTGTGAATAATTCCATGGTTATGAAGATACTCCAGTGCTAAGACAACCTGTCATGATATCAAACTTTTAATCAAAGGTTAAAAAATATGATTACCAGTATTCACATTATCCCAACAAAACCTTATATGCTGTACCTGTGCTATATAAACTCTTGACATTTCCTCATCAAAGTATCCCAGATTATGCAACAAGGATTTGCAGTCACCACCAATCAAGTACTCCATCACCTGCAACAGGGAACGTTACATGTATTTAATAACGTTTGTTCCTTTTAGTAAACTCAGTCATTTGTTGAACAAGTCTCAGCCTTTCCATTtggttatctttaagaaagttacgacattttttaatttcgaagacatgtttcgatgttacaaacatcgtcagttacaaaatatttgaaaaaccgttaggactatataacaactaggcgaaattaaaaaatgttgtaactttcttaaagataacgatttacTTTCCATTTGCTGATGAACCAGCTCTCGTAATGTAtttataatgtgattggcttgccaccctagccaaaaacaaaggACTTtagaaacaattgaaacaattgATGCCtaagacttaaaaaaaattgaagctgCTTACATTATaacaaacaatagcaggttatgAGAACTGTTACACTACTGTGCCCATTCCCTTCACATAATGTGCAGCGTACGATAGAAACAACAATATTGCACAGATATCTCCACAGATATAGGTAGAAGTAGTTACTAATAAAGAGTTGCAGTGGTCTAAATCATGAGAAACTAACCAGAAATATTTTGTCCTTTGATTGGAATGAGTAGAACAGATTGACAATGAAAGGGCTTTTTGAGATTGCAAGTGCATCCCGCTCTGCAACAACTGGTCAAGAGAAAGTATCATTCAgagataatagtaataataattaaaaatggtttgacagagacaggaaaaaaatattaaacaaaaaagtCACAAGTTAGTTATCTgacaaagaagcaaaaaaaaaaaaaaatgaaaacagcaGCAAAGGCAGAATGGTACCATATAAGTAATGCATAGCCATGATTCAGTTCCTGTTACAACTTAACCTTCATGCCATCACAGTTACTGTGCCTTTCCAAAACTTATAAACTAAGTTGACTTGTTTTTCACTGCTGCCACAAGCTGtcttcataaatggcggccaagaaatcACTCTTTTGTCTTCATGCTAATCATCCTCCCCAGCCTCGTTAGCACagacaaaattcaaaacaacttttgctCCAAAAGtaaggctagtgaggatgattatcacaaacacaaaagaataatttattgggTGCCACTTATAAATACGGTCCTTTGACAGCGGGCTTATGTTTCAgaacaaaaaaatcattaaCTAGGTTCAAGCATCCATATAGTGTCCCTTTTGGTGGGTATGCATTTTAACAAACTTCAGTGAACACCATCATCAATTCATGCATCACTAGGAgtaaaaattacatgtaaatctCCAATTAATCTAGGCGGAACTTTATTTGAACATTTAGGCAACATAGCAAATTGAGCAATAATGAGGAATATGACACTTTCATAGAtcaaataaattaatgaaatgaaattgaccacaaaagctgatgttttgaacattagcccttcatcagagagAACAAGTCATTCACTCTCACTATAAAGTGGTCAATTTCCTTCAACAGCTCAGCTTAAGATTCTCCAAATTTCTGTCCTTGTTGTCCTTTCTGTCCCACCAATACAGAACAACACGTCCTTGAGAAACTATCCCTGTTAGCTATTGACTTTAAAGGAAAAAGCTGGCCAATGCAAGTAGCAAGCTGCAAACACAAAATCAAAGCAATTGGCAACTTTTCACAGGCATGAAAGTTCTGTACCCAGGACCCTGCATTTCAAAGAGGGGATACCAGGTAAGTCtaatccaccggataaatcgctatcagTGGATATATAGCGAATTATCCATCCTTCCAACAACTGGGGTCTGATCAATAAGTTTGAAGTCTCAAGTTCATAATGCTACTGAAATGTCACGAACATTAAAGAAATAACAAGTACCTTGCTCAATCATGTTTTTGTTGACAACATCAGTCTTTTTCACAACCTTGACAGCATAAAACTGTTTATCTTTGTCCCTCCTCCGAGCAAGGAAAACTTGCCTAAAAAGGGCAAGGCAATTTACttgtaaaattatttaataGCCGGCTCTAAAGTGGCGCGAGATCAGTACGGTAATAAGGCTGATAGCTAAACGTAAAAATCACTAAATTGTGCTAATATGTTGTGGTAATAGTTCTAGAAAGTTTAGCAACACTCTTGCCAACTGCTTGTACCCAAACTACAGACTCACCCAAATGCTCCTCTACTGATTGGCTTTATGATGTCAAAATCATCTATGCAGGTTggctgaaataaataaattatcgAACAAATCAACAAGAGAAAGGTTATAAGGGAATCTTTACTTAAGTTACTGTTTACGATTTGTTCATGCGATTTGATatcatgctatttacaaattgacttcaaagaacttgttaaactttaaGTTAATTATAATAACCCATTAACCCCTTCGAGTGAAATgattactcgtcaatggaggcagttcaggagtcaatgggttaattctttaattttaagcATTTTACCTTTGATAACCAGCCAGTCATTTGCCATTACAAAACTGATACATCCTTGTGTGGCAAAGGTGCTAATGAGATTATCTGGTTATTgggttcattttttattttatttaatgcaTTTTCAATATTCAATACTATAGTGATGTTTCTTGTGACATCACCCATTGTTATCAATACAtgtatgccaaccagaacctatcggctgttgaaacaatgacttcttttcttttgtggtTAGCAAATTTGAATATGCAATGTttgtataaatatataaaacagCGTTCAATTCTTTCAGAGCATTAGAAAAATCTGAAATTTAGTCTAAATTAAGTTTATTGGCTATGATATATATAACCTCACATGATATTGCTTATTACCCCTGAAGATGCAACAACCGTCCTTAATAAAGATCTTTGAAGTCTACCGATTCCTGAACGATCTTTGACATCAATAAGGATCTATTATCAACCATATTATTTTGATATCCGATATATCagaaaatattttggaaatTACTAGGATGTTGACAAGAACCTTTTAGAGTTCCTGAAAAGTTTTGAAAGCCAAGTTTAAAGAACATCAAAAATTAGATTAAGCTTATAAATATACTATTAACAACATCGTACTGTAAATAATTTAACTCGTacattacatgcacagtaaacGACTGGCGTTTCAAAAGATTCGAAACGATCAAGGCCTACACCTTTCGACCTCCTCAAATAGCGTTGGGTTGCAAATTTTAGTCCAACGAAACTATTCTCAGGAGACGACTAACCTTGTGAACATGACGGTTTTTCCGGCCTTCTGAAGATGGTTCGTCCATGTTGCTGCACGAGATGCCAAATGAAGTACTGCCAATTCAGCGACTTTGTGTTAAATGTAATCCCTAATCTCACTGTTatctcattttagagcaaattTCATTGAGGATATCGtgaaacacaaaagaaaaacatcatAATTGAAATAGAATACTGCAGTTATCAACATCCGCCATGTTTAAATTTCCGCGCGGGAGAGTCAAGTTTAGCCCAGTCCTTTATCGCGTATATACTCGCAAGCACTTCTGGGATGGGCCCGGACGCGAATCCTCTGCTTggctagcctgttccaggctctcagatagtcgagaaaacgaaaagaactgtgtgtgaaaagcgagtgggggcttgggtcgaggcgaggcgggagagcctgtaagcatctctttaaattcttcattccggtataccagctcctggtataccctctgattggtcaattttgacagtttacatcaacactttcgtcaCCATTTTGATTCTCGcgcggagcacgaaagaaagaggtcaactctgtcgccgagtgtcttaaagtattcccaaacgtacaagccctcagattcgagcaaaagttgtgtctgttcAACTTAGATAAGTCGAAAAAAcgatccgtttgcaatgcttccaactggttttggtaaaagcataaattttcagttactgccgcgcgtttcgaaagcgcttcaatgttgtgatacgacatctctccacaccgcttaaaatatatatatatatcatcaCCGGGTACGATACATAGTTCGCATTTGACACAGCTATTATGTCCCctgcacgccacaattgttagcattcaacggcgctctctgaaaactctgacgaacgagaaaaatacaatattttgttattctttcttatacaaatacttggctgcgtattcgaattcaccagctagggtcaattaaattactgccttcatcgccttcgaaaaaatgagagcaaaaagaaaaaacccaaaaaaattaGCCGTAAACAGGCTTGTATTTCCGTTGTAtgtcttaaagctttaaaagatcaagcgatttTCAGGAAAcgaaggtgatggctacgtttctgtatactgcaaatgcaattgaagccatccacatgaaatatcaatctttcacattcattatcggttgtcctgatgcatcagagctgaagtttattgatgagaccatcttatcatctaggccagaaacttcaatggtcgggtttctgttttccttggaaaagtcaacagagcgtcgggaactcgcagctttcgaactggtcgtgtcttttggtcgaatttgctaaatctcccgtcggtgatttccttgacactcgtttcccggttgctttgacaatgccttctttcgcttgtaaagttattttcctaagagtgccttaaattctggctaacgtactcgcacaagcgagaattaacgcatcacctttgaacaacaataaaagaatcgcgcttgaactcgcgtgggaccacacaatgccaccctttttcaacactttgacattgacattttgacatgcgaaaggttatttgcaaagtgggcggaatgaagaatttaaagagatgcttacaggctttcccgcctcgcctcgacccaagcccccactcgcttttcacacgcagttcttttcgttttctcgactatctgagagcctggaacaggctactgCTTGGCCAGGGCGGAAatatgtataagcgccctgGCTTGGCTGTCCAAAGCCGCACAACACTTTGCAGGCGGTAGCTATTAGAGAGTGTTAGCATTGACAACGAGTACGAGTACGAGAACGAGTCCATCTCGCACTCGTACTCGTTGTCGTTCTTGTAAAAAATGTGTAAGCAGGACATACGAGTACGAATTCACGAGAGCTTCTCATGTTTAAAATTTTGACACGATGTTGACAGAAAGGAAGGAGGAATAATGTGctattcaaaacaaaaaaatgcccaaaaatACCATCCTAGGCCTTCGATGAAGAGTTTAAGTGCTTATGGGATACACCTATGGCAGAGATAACCCGCTACAAAAGATAAACTTTACCTTTCAAAAACTCGTTCCTCGCACTTCGAGTTTTGGAGGAAATCTCGTCGTGGAACGAGTTGCCAGAACGAGTTGAGCAAGTGTCCTGAGcaaaacgcatgcgcattatAGTCAATGGTAAAATATCGTTCTCGTAGTCGTACCCGTTGTCAATGCTAACACTGTCTATTGTCGTCGCCGCCACGAAACACGCGGGGAGGGGATGGGGGAAGTGGTAAGAGCGTACAGAGCTTTCTTTCCGCTTTTTTCCACTCCCCACCCTATCGTTTTGTCACTTGGCCCACGCGAGGTCCACACCTATCTCACGCTCTTTTCTGAacttcggcttcgcctcatgagctattgacccgtggcccttgcgggcgaagggtctaattttTTTAGAATCAACcgactagtcggacagaaaaggcaacaaacaaagttagcaaatgcaacttgaagagatatttatttgggaataaaacgaaagaaaacgtcacgcttttcgctactcgaggactattactaatagtccactagttgggtgatactaattacgTGTATTTCTTTGCATTTCCTTTCACGTGACACCATTGGCGGCCATCTCGATGTCCTTAAAGAAAGAAACGGCGCACGTGTTGGTGTCCCTAACGAATCCTCTGGAAATTCGACTTTTTAatttaaacgttttttttttgttttggtaaataaGCATAGTATTTGATCCTGTAAGTGAAAACCGAAAAATACGAATGTGTAATTTTCTATGTGGATACACTCAAATGCGCAATCAGCAATCAGCGGCGAACAGAATATTTCAAATCAAACATAAGGTGCTGAAAACCCAGACTCACAGGCTGTTTGCAATGCGGAATGGAATTGAATTTCGAGAccacctacaatactagacatatttgttatttatttatttatttgtttgagcaggttgaagttttggcaggtattcagctgatgtggacctgctatacccatccacccatatactcacagaggacagccacaacaccgggaacttcatcctaCATCCCCTGtttttagttggaacacttagcgaatggtccagaatcatcgtgttacaagatcgtagcttataccatat contains these protein-coding regions:
- the LOC137980116 gene encoding serine/threonine-protein kinase greatwall-like, translated to MDEPSSEGRKNRHVHKPTCIDDFDIIKPISRGAFGQVFLARRRDKDKQFYAVKVVKKTDVVNKNMIEQVVAERDALAISKSPFIVNLFYSFQSKDKIFLVMEYLIGGDCKSLLHNLGYFDEEMSRVYIAQVVLALEYLHNHGIIHRDIKPDNLLISDEGKIKLTDFGLSRLTMERKPSFIDVMSTPSVNKCEKASSSFYRTPGQVMSLTSNFTFSLSAAKPINRSRLNNSCLALQQRLSTTPISRDSPVCGRQRLPCATPGGTPKGLGTKKRTQFNSKVSQRTFDINDPPETPFTSADKNVRNRSPEEENILPACKKPRHAGLTAEIDALSLKELRGSAPPREPLREISSFTPHRPTEKRTTTLSFNSISDAPLASSPFNSLKSPMECESPPMNGDTSTSPDGKFLTPPNPGSCASLNLKCGSPRNRTGTIMEYLKEKKQSTPANMRNACKERAVSAATPLTPLTRRVIGPEVPFTSGYVSETTSEEESDADRGSPADKLKDGTRELNSPVKTEKFNASGSSGFNESPHNTLGAQTASSWSGHSDINCTPTKPIPQASDEVMKTASEKRSSFSERRESGVALLPPSPLVGATTVSRDRCFTIEFEDPPNVSNVNSTHETFSDENSSYCEPSQTRPRSCSIAFETSNHNMQKSEKGHSNLVQEFCMDIISPLVATESPMDVTFKSRASSKGTPAQMDMSQQWHHTSAPLIRTPFRTPKSCRRGKRPQTSPPKNRILGTPDYLAPEILLGHDHTPAVDWWSLGVCLYEFLTGVPPFNDDTPELVFSHIMQRELLWPEGDEALSEIAVGAVESILILHAEHRPGALEIQRLPFFLSLDWSSLHNHPPPFVPRPDDITDTTYFDARNTIQNLRMSSFSH